In Manis pentadactyla isolate mManPen7 chromosome 11, mManPen7.hap1, whole genome shotgun sequence, one DNA window encodes the following:
- the KIF23 gene encoding kinesin-like protein KIF23 isoform X2, whose translation MKPARTKTPRKPLVKKGSQTSLKDPVGVYCRVRPLSFPDQERCIEVINSTTVQLHTPEGYRFNRNGDYKETQYSFKQVFGTRTTQKELFDVVANPLVDDLIHGKNGLLFTYGVTGSGKTHTMTGSPGEGGLLPRCLDMIFNSIGSFQAKRYVFKSNDRNSMDIQCEFDALLERQKREATPNPKTPFSKRQVDPEFADMINVQEFCKAEEVDEDSVYGVFVSYIEIYNNYIYDLLEEVLFDPIKPKPPQSKLLREDKNHNMYVAGCTEVEVKSTEEAFEVFWRGQKKRRIANTHLNRESSRSHSVFNIKLVQAPLDADGNNVLQEKEQITISQLSLVDLAGSERTNRTKAEGNRLREAGNINQSLMTLRTCMEVLRENQMYGTNKMVPYRDSKLTHLFKNYFDGEGKVRMIVCVNPKAEDYEESLQVMRFAEVTQEVEIARPVDKAMCGLTPGRRFRNQARGGPVGDEPLVTEVVLQSFPPLPPCEILDINDEQTLPRLIEALEKRHHLRQMMTEEFNKQSITFKALLHEFDNTVLNKENYVQGKLNEKEKVISGQKLEIERLEKKNKTLEYKIDILEKTTTIYEEDKRNLQQELETQNQKLQRQFSDKRRLEARLQGMVTETTMKWEKECERRVAAKQLEMQNKLWVKDEKLKQLKAIVTEPKTEKPERPSRERDREKVTQRSVSPSPVPLSGNCIAQIANGQQLMSQPQLHRRSNSCSSISVASCISEWEQKIPPYNTPLNVTSIARRRQQEPGQSKTCIVSDRRRGMYWTEGREVVPAIRNEIEIEEDHCCRNVPPIHLRHRRSRSAGDRWVDHKPASNVQTETVMQPHVPHAITVSVANEKALAKCEKYMLTHQELASDGEIETKLIKGDVYKTRGGGQSVQFTDIETLKQESPTGRKRRSSTGAPVQPDGTESEWTDVETRCSVAVEMKAGSQLGPGYQHHAQPKRKKP comes from the exons GAGGACTAAGACACCTAGGAAACCTCTAGTGAAAAAAGGATCCCAAACAAGTCTTAAAGACCCAGTTGGG GTATACTGTAGGGTGCGCCCACTGAGCTTTCCTGATCAAGAGCGTTGCATAGAAGTGATTAATAGTACAACTGTTCAACTTCATACTCCTGAGGGTTACAGATTCAACCGAAATGGAGACtataaggag ACTCAGTATTCGTTCAAGCAAGTATTTGGCACTCGTACCACCCAGAAGGAGCTCTTTGATGTCGTCGCTAATCCCCTGGTAGATGACCTCATTCATGGCAAAAATG GTCTCCTTTTCACATACGGTGTGACTGGAAGTGGAAAAACTCATACAATGACTGGTTCTCCAGGGGAAGGCGGGCTACTTCCTCGTTGTTTGGACATGATCTTTAACAGTATAGGGTCGTTTCAAGCTAAACGATAC GTTTTTAAATCTAATGATAGGAACAGCATGGACATACAGTGTGAATTTGATGCCTTATTAGAACGGCAGAAAAGAGAAGCCACGCCCAATCCAAAGACCCCCTTTAGCAA acgaCAAGTAGACCCAGAGTTTGCAGATATGATAAATGTACAAGAATTTTGCAAAGCAGAAGAGGTTGATGAAGATAGTGTTTATGGTGTATTTGTCTCttatattgaaatatataataattacatATATGATCTATTGGAAGAGGTGCTGTTTGATCCCATAAAGCCTAA ACCTCCACAATCTAAATTGCTTCGTGAAGATAAGAACCATAACATGTATGTTGCAGGATGTACAGAAGTAGAAGTGAAATCTACTGAGGAGGCTTTTGAAGTTTTCTGGAGAG gccagaaaaagagacGTATTGCTAACACACATTTGAATCGTGAGTCCAGCCGTTCCCATAGTGTGTTCAACATTAAATTAGTCCAGGCTCCTTTGGATGCAGATGGAAACAATGTCTTACAG gaaaaagaacaaatcacTATAAGCCAGCTGTCCTTGGTAGATCTTgctggaagtgaaagaactaACCGGACAAAAGCAGAAGGGAACAGATTACGAGAAGCTG gTAACATTAATCAGTCACTAATGACACTAAGAACATGTATGGAAGTCCTGAGAGAGAACCAAATGTATGGAACTAACAAG ATGGTTCCATATCGAGATTCAAAGTTAACTCACCTGTTCAAGAACTACTTCGATGGGGAAGGTAAAGTACgcatgattgtgtgtgtgaatccaAAGGCCGAAGATTATGAAGAAAGCTTg caAGTCATGAGATTTGCAGAAGTGACCCAAGAAGTGGAAATAGCCAGACCCGTAGACAAGGCGATGTGTGGTTTAACACCCGGGAGGAGATTCAGAAACCAGGCTCGAGGAGGTCCAGTCGGGGACG AACCACTGGTTACAGAAGTGGTTTTGCAGAGTTTTCCACCGTTGCCACCCTGTGAAATCTTGGATATCAATGATGAACAGACTCTTCCCAGGCTGATCGAAGCACTGGAGAAACGCCATCATCTACGACAAATGATGACTGAAGAGTTTAACAAACAAT CTATTACTTTTAAAGCCTTGTTGCACGAATTTGACAATActgttttaaataaagaaaattacgtTCAaggaaaactaaatgaaaaagaaaaggtgatCTCAGGACAGAAATTGGAAATAGAACGActggagaagaaaaacaaaactctagAATATAAG ATTgacattttagagaaaacaacAACTATCTACGAAGAAGATAAGCGCAATTTGCAACAGGAACTTGAAACCCAGAATCAGAAACTTCAGCGACAGTTTTCTGACAAACGCAGACTAGAAGCCAGGCTGCAAGGCATGGTGACAGAAACAACAATGAAGTGGGAGAAGGAATGT GAACGGAGAGTAGCAGCcaaacagctagagatgcaaaatAAGCTCTGGGTCAAAGATGAAAAACTGAAACAACTGAAGGCTATTGTTACTGAGCCCAAAACTGAGAAGCCAGAGAGGCCCTCTCGGGAGCGGGATCGAGAAAAAGTTACTCAAAGATCTGTTTCTCCATCACCAGTACCT CTTTCTGGTAACTGTATTGCTCAGATTGCCAACGGCCAGCAACTCATGAGCCAGCCACAGCTACATAGGCGCTCTAACTCTTGCAGCAGCATTTCTGTAGCTTCCTGTATATCGGAATGGGAGCAGAAAATTCCTCCGTACAACACTCCTCTCAATGTCACATCTATTGCAAGGCGTAGGCAGCAGGAGCCAGGACAAAGTAAAACTTGTATCGTGTCAGACAGAAGGCGAGGGATGTACTGGACTGAAGGCAGGGAGGTGGTTCCTGCAATCAGGAATGAGATAGAAATAGAAGAGGATCACTGCTGCAGG AATGTACCACCAATTCATCTCCGACACAGACGATCACGCTCTGCAGGGGACAGATGGGTAGATCATAAGCCTGCCTCTAACGTGCAAACTGAAACAGTCATGCAGCCACATGTCCCTCATGCCATCACAGTATCTGTTGCAAATGAAAAGGCACTAGCTAAGTGTGAGAAGTACATGCTGACCCACCAGGAACTAGCCTCCGATGGGGAGATTGAAACTAAACTAATTAAG GGTGATGTTTATAAAACAAGGGGTGGTGGACAATCTGTTCAGTTTACAGATATTGAGACCTTGAAACAAGAATCACCAACTGG TCGAAAACGAAGATCTTCCACAGGAGCACCTGTCCAACCCGATGGTACAGAGTCTGAATGGACCGATGTAGAAACAAGG TGTTCTGTGGCTGTGGAGATGAAAGCAGGATCCCAACTGGGACCTGGATATCAGCATCATGCACAACCCAA GCGCAAGAAGCCATGA